DNA sequence from the Leptospirillum ferrooxidans C2-3 genome:
TTTCCGGAGGCAACTTTGATGTTTTGGCTCTTTTGTCCGTTTCAGAGGGATTTCAGATGATGAGAGACGCGGATCAGGCCATCGCATTTCTTGAGCGGGCCCTTTCCCGCTCTTCGGAGACGGGAGACCGGGCCCTTTTATCGGAAATGTGGAGAGTCATGGCGGAACTTCTCTCCATGAAAGAGCGTCCGGAGGGGGAGATTCTCCAGTCATTCGAAAGAGCTATTTCCATTGCCGGGGAAAATCCTTCTCCTCTTTTTTTGGTCAGGGCCACACTCTCTCTCGACCGTTGGGAAAAAAGTCGGGGTGGTTCGAACCCATTGACGGGGATGAGTCTTGCCCGACTTGATTCCCTTTATCGCGACAAGCTTCCCGAGCATGATCTCTCCGCCATGGATTTTGCGATCTCTCCTGACAGTCGTGAAAATAAATTATAGCGGGGTCCTCCCCTCGACCAAACAGAAAATCCGCGAAAGACCGGAACGTTACGCCTTTTGGTCCGGTCCAAATGACTGGAGAACCATTGGAACCTCTCGCCTATGGGCTTTACGAGGCACTTCTTGATGAGAGACTGAAAGAAATTTTCCGTCTTCACCCTGATCTTCACCCGGTTTTTGGAAAAGTCGATCCCGAAGAAGAACCATCGCGCTATGTTTCATTCGTTTCTCAAGTCCTCAATCAGGCTTTACAGGAATCCCCGCCAGAAAAACGGATACGTCTGGTGAATCATCTTCTGGAACAAATTGTTCTTGATGGTGGTCTTGATGATTTCAGGGACAAGCGGCTGGTCCCTGATGAAAAAAGCCTTCTTCTCGAAGTCACCCCGCCCCACTATTCGGGAAGGACCGGTCTTCCCCGTCCCCAAACCCCCCTTGCGAAAAGCTCTCTTTTTACGGGTTCTCCGTCTGAACCCCAGCTTGCCCATGAGTTGCTGGAGGAAATGTACTCGGCTGATCGGGTGGATATTCTGGTATCGTTCATCAAATGGTCCGGACTGAGACTATTGATGGAAGGTTTTGAGGATCTCTTGAAAAACAGGGTCCCTGTTCGCTTCATTACAACCTCCTATATGGGGGCTTCCGATCCGCCGGCTGTTGAATGGCTTTCTCGCCTGCCAAATGTTGAGATACGGGTTTCCTATGACACCCAGCGGACCCGCCTTCATGCCAAGGCCTATCTTTTCCACCGCCTGTCGGGATTCTCCACCGCATATATCGGTTCCTCGAACATGTCCCATCCGGCAATGAGCAGCGGTCTTGAGTGGAATCTGAAAGTGACAGCCCAGGATATGGGACATATCCTGGAGAAGTTTCGTGTGGAATTTGAGACTTACTGGAACAGTAAAGAGTTTGTCCCTTTCGGTCGTGATCAGAATGAAACATTCAGAAAAGCCATCTTACAGGCGAGAAAACCCGACAAACATCGGGAGGCTTTTTTCTTCGATTTGCGGCCGCATCCTTTTCAGGAAAGGATTCTGGAAGCTCTTGACCGTGATCGCCTTGTTCATGGACGGAAGAGAAATCTGGTGGTTGCTGCGACAGGGACCGGAAAAACCGTTGTGGCCGCCTTTGATTTCAGGCGGTTCCATGAGCGGAAAAATCGACAGGCCAGACTTCTGTTTGTTGCGCACAGGGTGGAAATTCTTGAACAGGCACTGGCCACATTCCGAAATGTCCTTCGGGATCATACTTTTGGCGAAATCCTTGGAGGGGGTTACGAACCCTCACGTCTGGATCATCTTTTTTGCTCAGTGGGAATGTTGTCTTCCCGGAGGCTCTGGGATCGACTCAAAAGCGATTTTTACGACTTCATCGTGGTTGATGAAGTCCATCATGGTCCTGCGGGAAGTTATCGACCTCTCTTTGAGCACTTTTCTCCGGAAGTCCTTCTGGGGCTTACCGCGACTCCGGAAAGAATGGATGGGGAAAGTGTCGCTTCCGATTTCGGCAATCGGTTTTCCGCAGAGATACGGTTGCCCGAAGCGCTGGAAGAAAAGCTTCTTTGTCCGTTTCAATACTTTGGAGTGGCAGACCCTGTTGCATTGTCAGAGGACCGTTTCTGGAAAAATGGGCGGTTTGATGTTTCCGCACTGGAAAATGTTTACACCGGTGATGATGTTTTGGCGAAAAACCGGCTGGAAGTGATCCTGTCCTCACTCGATCGATATCTTCCGGACCGATCTTCTCTTAAGGGAATCGGTTTTTGCGCCAGCCAGAAGCATGCGAGATATATGGCTGAGCAGTTTAATCGTCGAGGCATCTTGTCGAATGTCATCTTGTCGGATGTCAATAATCCTGAATGTCGCAATCGTCTGGATGATCTGTCTTCGGGGAAACTGACGTTTCTTTTCACTGTGGACAAGCTGAGTGAGGGAATCGATTTGCCATCGGTGAATGCTGTTCTTTTTCTCCGTCCCACAGAGAGTCTGACGGTGTTTCTGCAGCAGTTGGGGCGTGGCTTGCGCCATGCCCCGGAAAAAGACTGTCTCACTGTCCTGGACTTTGTTGGTCAGGTTCATCGGAGATACCGGATCGATACCAAACTGAAGGCCCTTCTTCCTCACCATCGCTATTCGATTGAACGGGAAGTTCTGGAGGATTTTCCCCATCTTCCCCCTGGTTGCTCGATCCGCCTTGACCGGATTGCCCGGAAGCAAGTTCTTGAAAATATCCGTGAGAACCTGAAAAACTTGTCGGTGGTCATTCCAGAGCGACTGGAAACCTTCGAGTCTGAAACGGGTCGCCCTCTCACTTTTGGAAATTTTGTCACGTACCACGATATCGAGCCGGACATTCTCCTGTCCTCCAGAAGCTGGAGTGAGTGGAAATCAAGGGCTCGTCTTGCGTTGGTGCCAAAAGATCCGGATCTCACCCTTCTTCGGGAATCACTGATTCATGCCTCTTTCATGAATGATCCGGAGGAAATTCGGGTGATGAAAAAAACCATCACCTGTCTTCAGCAAAAAGATATTCAGCAGGCGCTCTCCATTTCGGGAAACTGGGGAGCACCGATCCATCGGAGACTTTGGCGGAAAAAAGGCAGCCTTCTCAAGATGGCTTCCCTGGAGGATTCTTTCGGGCGTCTTTGCAGGAATCCTTCCATTCTTTTTGATCTTCAGGAGATTTTGGACTGGGCGCTGGAGAACAGTGATGCAAGTCCGAGTGTTCCGGAGCTTCCTTTCAGGACATCGCTTCGTCTTCACGGGCGCTATGGAAATGAAGACCTGCAGGGGGTCCTTGGCCACTTTTCCATTGAAACTCCGGGGCTACGGGGTGTTGGAGTCATTCCCTTCAAACAGATCAAAACCTATGCGCTTCTTGTCACCTTTGGAAAAACGGAAAAGGACTTTTCCCCGACAACAATGTATGCGGATTACCCGATTAACCAGAGCCTCCTTCACTGGGAGTCCCAGTCCGATACGAAAGCTTTATCCGAAAAAGGACAAAATCTGATCGAACACAAGAAGCGGGGATACACGATCCTTGTTTTTGCCCGCGATGTGAAGAAAAGGAATCAGCATACAGTGCCCTTCACCTATCTTGGTCCGGTCGAATGCGAGAGCCATGAAGGGGAGAGGCCCATCCGGATGATATGGAGGTTGCTCTACCCGATGCCTGCTGACATGTTTGAAAACAACAGGCGGGGCGGATGATGCTCATTCTGGAAAATGTGATCCAAAAAAGGGTCCATAAAGAGAGGGCACCCTCATATCCGTCTCTCTCTTCCCTCCTGGAGGCGGTTCGAGGCTGTCGGGCCTGTGAATCCTCTTTGCCGATGGGCCCCAGACCCGTTCTGGCCTGCGATGAGCGTTCGAGAGTCCTGATTGTGGGGCAGGCACCTGGTCTCCGCGTTCATGAAACCGGTATCCCCTGGAATGATCGGAGCGGGGAGCGTCTGAGAGAGTGGATGGGGATTGACCGGGAGACTTTTTATGACGCGTCGCGTATTGCAATCATTCCAATGGGGTATTGCTATCCTGGCAAGGGGGAGCGGGGTGACCTGCCTCCCAGAACAGAATGCGCATCCATGTGGCTTGGGGAACTTTTAAAGTGGCTTCCCCGGATTGAACTTTGTCTTCTTCTCGGTCTTTATTCCCAGCGATATTTCCTGGGAGATGGCCTGTCCTTGACGGACAGGGTTTTCTCATGGCGTTCCTACCCTTCCGGAGTCATTCCCCTTCCTCATCCATCACCAAGGAATGCCCTCTGGTTCAAGAAGAATGAGTGGTTTTCCAAAGAACTTCTCCCGGATCTCAGGTTGAGGGTGGGGAAAGCTCTTTCGGCATGTGACGAAAAGCCACTCATTGGCGATCCGGCAGAAGAGAGTTTACCCAAACTCCCTAAACGCATTGGTCGCAAGAAAAATCCACCGCATGATCTCGCTGGATGAGGCCAAGATTTGACAAGGATTCATTCTTATACTACTGTGTCAGACTACGGTTTTTTGTTTTAGCCCGACTGAAAAAAGAATTTTATTTTCCAACATGAGCTGTTATATGGTTTATTTTGGCGGATCGGGATATGTTGGAGTGTTGGGGGAAACTGATTGGCTCAGGTTGTCGTTCAAGAT
Encoded proteins:
- a CDS encoding uracil-DNA glycosylase family protein produces the protein MMLILENVIQKRVHKERAPSYPSLSSLLEAVRGCRACESSLPMGPRPVLACDERSRVLIVGQAPGLRVHETGIPWNDRSGERLREWMGIDRETFYDASRIAIIPMGYCYPGKGERGDLPPRTECASMWLGELLKWLPRIELCLLLGLYSQRYFLGDGLSLTDRVFSWRSYPSGVIPLPHPSPRNALWFKKNEWFSKELLPDLRLRVGKALSACDEKPLIGDPAEESLPKLPKRIGRKKNPPHDLAG
- a CDS encoding DUF3427 domain-containing protein — encoded protein: MEPLAYGLYEALLDERLKEIFRLHPDLHPVFGKVDPEEEPSRYVSFVSQVLNQALQESPPEKRIRLVNHLLEQIVLDGGLDDFRDKRLVPDEKSLLLEVTPPHYSGRTGLPRPQTPLAKSSLFTGSPSEPQLAHELLEEMYSADRVDILVSFIKWSGLRLLMEGFEDLLKNRVPVRFITTSYMGASDPPAVEWLSRLPNVEIRVSYDTQRTRLHAKAYLFHRLSGFSTAYIGSSNMSHPAMSSGLEWNLKVTAQDMGHILEKFRVEFETYWNSKEFVPFGRDQNETFRKAILQARKPDKHREAFFFDLRPHPFQERILEALDRDRLVHGRKRNLVVAATGTGKTVVAAFDFRRFHERKNRQARLLFVAHRVEILEQALATFRNVLRDHTFGEILGGGYEPSRLDHLFCSVGMLSSRRLWDRLKSDFYDFIVVDEVHHGPAGSYRPLFEHFSPEVLLGLTATPERMDGESVASDFGNRFSAEIRLPEALEEKLLCPFQYFGVADPVALSEDRFWKNGRFDVSALENVYTGDDVLAKNRLEVILSSLDRYLPDRSSLKGIGFCASQKHARYMAEQFNRRGILSNVILSDVNNPECRNRLDDLSSGKLTFLFTVDKLSEGIDLPSVNAVLFLRPTESLTVFLQQLGRGLRHAPEKDCLTVLDFVGQVHRRYRIDTKLKALLPHHRYSIEREVLEDFPHLPPGCSIRLDRIARKQVLENIRENLKNLSVVIPERLETFESETGRPLTFGNFVTYHDIEPDILLSSRSWSEWKSRARLALVPKDPDLTLLRESLIHASFMNDPEEIRVMKKTITCLQQKDIQQALSISGNWGAPIHRRLWRKKGSLLKMASLEDSFGRLCRNPSILFDLQEILDWALENSDASPSVPELPFRTSLRLHGRYGNEDLQGVLGHFSIETPGLRGVGVIPFKQIKTYALLVTFGKTEKDFSPTTMYADYPINQSLLHWESQSDTKALSEKGQNLIEHKKRGYTILVFARDVKKRNQHTVPFTYLGPVECESHEGERPIRMIWRLLYPMPADMFENNRRGG